The genomic interval AAGGCAGTTGATTTGGGCTGTGGATGAGATTGTTGGAGTAGAGTCTGAACACTCTGGGTAAAAGCTCCTCAGGAGCTGAGAGGGAGGTCTCCAAAAGTGTGGCGTGTGGTCATCTGGAATTCTGGCACACCTGTACCTCTGGTGCTGGAGGGAGCAAAGAAGGATCCACATACCTTTGGTCAGAGCAATTTCTTCTTAATGTGGAATAGAGGCCACGACCTAACAGGCAAAGGCCTCCTTCTTGCCCTGGTGTCCAAGAGAACTGAGAAGAATCACtcacatttgcatttatatagtGTGAATTAGAATGCAGGTCAAGGCGGAGGGAACCCATAAGATGGCTCTTAGGAGGTGCTGTAGGAAATGAGGCAGTCAGGCACGCGCATCCCTGACTTACCTCTTCTGGTCTGTTTTCAGTCTGAGCTTCCCTCCCTCCAAAGTTAAACAATATGGTCTTTTTTGGGGAGAATTTATAGCTTGTATTGGAGAGGAACAGCTTTAGAGAGCGTTTATCTGAGAGTTGTCTTCTCTGATGACAAGAATCCCCTCCTAACGTGGCGCTCAGGAGAAATATCAGCACTTGGCCAGGGATGGGGGGCCCTTAAGCCAAGGGCAGATCCATTCTAACACCATCTTTCTGCATCTTGAATGCTGTGTTTGCATAGCCTTCAACCATCTTGCTCCTTCATTCacaattcacattaaaaaaaatactttctagaGTTCCTCATTTACATTGGTCAGTGAGCTCGTAAGATGATTAGTTGTTTTGGAATAGGGAGGAACTTTCAGATCGTTTAATCCAATCCTTCCATTTGACAGAGGAGGAGAAACCAGAGACCCTGAGATTTGCTCAGACATCCCTGGGGCCACGTCTCCAGGCTCCCAGGCCAGTATGCTTTCCACTCTTGTGCAGGTTTTGAAAACTCCAGCCCCACTGCAGGAGTCTGTATGTGGCCAGAGACCTCTCAGGAGAGAATGCTTCACTGCACACATTCTTCTCTTCCTGAATATTTAAATCACAAAAGCCAAactgcagaaaaataaatattatgtctATTTGTCAGGAGACAGTTAGTGTCTATTTACCCTTTTCTGTCCTCAGAATCTAGGTGTTAATGGACACTAGTCTGTTAATCAAAACATGCTGGTTCCTGGCAGGGATCATTCAGTGTTGAGAATCTCAGTCAAGACAGAAacaataatagttaatatttagaCCAAAGATGAGAATATTAAATGTGGAGTCAAAGGGGAACATGTAGAATGCTAAATAAGAGAATAAAGCATATAGGGTTGACTCAAAAAGGAGAGTAAAGGGAAgtgagactttttattttatggcaGGAGGAGGGTTTCAACTATATGAAAGTGTATCTAGGAAAAGCTGTTTATTTATAACTGTTGTCCAGGCTGGAGAAATCAGATGTTCTCTGGACTAAACAAGTAAGTAAGAAATATGCTGAGCACATAGTTGGTCTAAATGAAAGTTGGGAATTCTGAGAGGTTCGAGGCCGTTCCTTGGAGAGGCTGCTGTCACCCCGTAGCCCAGAAGCAGGTGAGAGGCCGAGCTCTGCTAATGTGCTGTGAACTCTTCTGTCAGATGGCGGGCACGGCACGTCATGATCGAGAGATGGCGATCCAGTCCAAGAGGAAGCTCACCACGGCCACCGATCCCATTGAAAGACTCCGACTGCAGTGCCTGGCCAGGGGCTCTGCAGGCATCAAAGGTCTTGGCAGGTAGGGTCCCGGCCATGGGGAGGAAGGACACTGCCAGGTGAGGCTaatactggctgtgtgaccttgaccgAGTCTTATTCTCCTAGGGTCTCAGTTCCCTATTTGTAAAATGTAGTTTGGAAGACTTGATCTCTAAAGCATCTTGTGACCGTTTTTGGGTCTTAGTCCCAGATTCAGCAAGGCTGTGTCTGAGATGAGAGCACAGCCCCTGGGACAACTTGAAGTGAAGAGAGAGGCGTACCCAGGTCCCAGCGACACCCAGCAGGATGCGGAGAGGGACTCTGCTAGAAACTGACAATGGAAGCGAGCTTGGAAGAGGGAGGAAGTTGCTTTCAGGCAGTCACATCTTGCTGACCTCCAGGGGGCACTGGAATTGCCTGTGGGATATTCACTGCCAGTGGGCTTCTCCCAACTCCATAGGACCTGTCCTCTGGCCCTCTGAGAGTGTGAGAAGTCCTCAGGACCAGGAAACCCAAGGAAAAAGAGATTGTAAGCCTCCAACTGGCAGGATCTCTTTTTAACAGACTGCATGGAATGCCTGCCATGGGCCAGGTGTTTGTATGTTTGTGGGTGAACAAGGCTTCTCCAGGCCCCAGGCAGGACTTAGACTTAGGAAATTGACTGTCACAAAAACCAGAATCTCCGTGGTGATGTTGTAGGTTAGAGAAATACAGGGCACCGCAGCAGGGGCATCCGACCTCACATGTGGAGGTTATAGACAGCTTCACTTACAGCGAGGAACTTACTGAGCATTGGGGACATCACTTTTAATAGTCTCAAATTCTCAGACTAAGCCTGGCTCTGTCAGAAGCCCAGGCTGTGGGTATGTGACCCTGGTGGCCAGGCAGTCACAGTCCAGTGAGAAGACTAGCCCATTTCTCTTCAATACTGTATCACCCCAACCTACAACCTCCACGTCTTTCATCCTGGAGCCATGTCATTGTCTGTGGTGCAAACCCCTCAGGAACACTGCCCTCTGTCCCACTCACTGGCCCACTCAGTTGAGTCCCTCTTGCTGcctacccaccccccaacccctcctaGCCCTTCCACTGTGAGCCAGTCTATTGGCTCATCCTTGGCCTTTTGCTCCACTGTGTGCTCTGCCTTGGCCCCTTTACTAGTTTTTCCCTTCCCTCAATCTCTCCTCAACTCAAGTGGAAGGTGCTCCCTAGTTTTCCTCTTTATGGGACCACAAAAGTAAAGTGCCATTTTCGTCACATGATGTCAAGGATACATACTGTCAACATGATTTATCAGTATTGgtattgaccttgatcacctggctgaggtagtgtttgtcTGGCTTTTCCCATGTAAAGTTACCATTCCTCCCCAACCCCATTCCGTACtggactggaaggaaggaagtctcCATGCAAAGCCACACTTAGGAAGTGGGGAGTATGCTTCCCTCCTTGAGGACAGAGCGTATGTgcataatttatttggaattctacTCAAGGGaaatttgtcttttctaaataatatttatttatttatttaatcatttatttaaacccatatggactcatggatatttattctATACTTTGTGTTACAATTTAACACTATTTTATTGCTCAAACTCTAGAAAATTGAGCTTTAGaagctctttcagttggctcctatGTCCCTTTGACATATCCCCATCAttgttaagtttttttatttgtttgttttgagtgcTTCCTTACTTTCTGTACAAGATACTCCAAGCTCATCTTGCGTATTTCGTGTCCCAGTCCTAGAATCAGACATTTCTCCGAGAAGCCCCATTCTTTTTATTGGATAATTGCATTAGAAATCAAGATCTAGGCTCTAGATGTGCTTGTTGTTACTGGGGTGTTACTTCTAGGTTCTCTTAGCTGACAGAAGAAGAAagcatatgtgtaaatatatgtacaATCTATagataattttatatgtaatcATCTGTGTTTATATTAAGCTAAGCATGAGTTCATACTAATGTCTCCAACTCTAGCCCATTACCACATGCATCCGACCATTTAGCCTCCTCCCCTCGCTTATCTATAAATTCCCATTTCAACAGTGATAAATCTGGCTCCCACCATCTGCCATctatttacttaattgttcaattccagTATACCTTATAGCAATGTCAGAATTGTTAACTCAAATCTCCATGGGAAATATTATTATCAACTAGAGTCCAGTGCTTATGTGCAGTTCCTTTTGCCTTTAGTCCTACAGACTCCCATCTCCACAGCTACTTAAGTCAGCACCTTCATACTCCACGGCTCCCCCTCTACCCCCTTTCAGTGAGGTTGTTTCAAACTTTTGTAATACAGTTGAGTTCTCTTGTCACTGTGCATTCCTTCCTGGGATCCCCTGACCTCctagttattttaaagtttgtatacattaaattttattctttgtagTCTACAGTTCTATGGACTTTAGCAAGtatgtcatgtatccaccattatagtttGGGCTTTAGCAAGTATATCATGTATCCACCATCATAGAGAATAGTTTCACGGTCCTAAAAATTCCCTGTTGCTCCAcctattctcttccttccttcctttttctttttattgtatgtatagttttgccttttgcagAATGTCATAGAATTAGAATCACatagtacattttcttttaaggttttccTTTTATGAGATTCTGGGAAGAGGCTCTCCAATTTTGGAAGGAGGGTACAGACAAGAATCTAGGGCTTCTGTATTTTACTTTGAATAACGTTGAgagtggtttatttttaaatctttgtgctTACATCTTAttctatgttcttttctttcctgtgtgtgtgtgtatgtgtgtgtgcattttcttCAGAGTGTTTCGAATTATGGATGACAATAACAACCGGACCCTtgatttcaaagaatttttgaaaGGACTAAATGATTATGCTGTAGTCAtggaaaaggaagaggcagaagagcTCTTCCGGAGGTTTGATAAAGATGGAAATGGAACAATAGACTTCAATGAATTTCTTCTCACATTAAGAGTAAGTGGCCTCATGAATCAGTGTATCTTCTGAGTTTGGCTTTCACGTGGTTTGGGTTGGttattttgaggttttgttttcagaagttGTCACTGTGCTGTGGAGGAGATGGGAAGGAGATTGATAACAGGTTTAGGGACTTTTTGGAGTAACCATAATGCATGTCATTTAACAGCACACAATTTCATACCACTGAAAGGAATCAGATATTTCATCATATATCTTACAAAAAAAAGCTCATTTGCTTGTgttgtctgtgtttgtgttttttttttttttctatttatctagCCTCCAATGTCTAGAGCCAGGAAAGAGGTAATTATGCAAGCTTTTAGGAAGTTAGACAAGACCGGAGATGGAGTTATAACGATTGAAGATCTTCGTGAAGTGTATAATGCGAAACACCATCCTAAGTACCAAAATGGAGAATGGTCCGAAGAACAAGTATTCAGGAAGTTTCTGGATAACTTTGATTCACCCTATGACAAGGATGGATTGGTAAGTAAAAGAGCTTAACCTAAGTGAAGTTTCTTCTGTTGAATTTGTCATTGAAATTAGGAAATAGGTCCAAAGCCTTAAAAAGTACTTATAGCATATTCATTATAAATAGGAGTAAAATATCTCCTTAGAGACTATTTAGAAAGTCGGCAACTAAAGTgatgatatatgtgtgtgtgatatatgatatatatgtgatatatatattggTGAGAGGCCCACATATAGCTAAATACCCATCATTTGAAGAACACAATATTTTGATTTAACACTCCATTGCACAGTTCCTTATGTTTACCATACTTAGCCAGCCATATTCCAATGAACTCGACTAGGGTAAAGCCTATTTAACTTCAAAATGAAACCATGGTTTAATTTTTTGGAACATGATTCACAAGGTATTTCAAGATATTGAAGTGCTTTTCACACTCATCCTTACAGTATCATTTGTTATCACACTTTGCTGTGTGGAAATGCCATTTAAGGGAAGCTTTCAGCAAAGGGAATGCCAGATAACAGAATTTACTTCAATTTTGTCTTGAGTAGGCTTGAGATTAACTTGCATTTCTAAACTATAGTGAACTTAAAAACACCTGATCTCCATTAATGGTATCTTCAAGTTATGAACACATAGCTTGGTAGGGTAAGGAATTACATCTCTGCAA from Panthera uncia isolate 11264 chromosome A1 unlocalized genomic scaffold, Puncia_PCG_1.0 HiC_scaffold_17, whole genome shotgun sequence carries:
- the CAPSL gene encoding calcyphosin-like protein isoform X1 produces the protein MAGTARHDREMAIQSKRKLTTATDPIERLRLQCLARGSAGIKGLGRVFRIMDDNNNRTLDFKEFLKGLNDYAVVMEKEEAEELFRRFDKDGNGTIDFNEFLLTLRPPMSRARKEVIMQAFRKLDKTGDGVITIEDLREVYNAKHHPKYQNGEWSEEQVFRKFLDNFDSPYDKDGLVTPEEFMNYYAGVSKEEFLNYYAGVSASIDTDAYFILMMTKSWRL
- the CAPSL gene encoding calcyphosin-like protein isoform X2; this encodes MCCELFCQMAGTARHDREMAIQSKRKLTTATDPIERLRLQCLARGSAGIKGLGRVFRIMDDNNNRTLDFKEFLKGLNDYAVVMEKEEAEELFRRFDKDGNGTIDFNEFLLTLRPPMSRARKEVIMQAFRKLDKTGDGVITIEDLREVYNAKHHPKYQNGEWSEEQVFRKFLDNFDSPYDKDGLLISELGQKTCQEKHPIMGTKTTSSSNNCPDASKTPHH
- the CAPSL gene encoding calcyphosin-like protein isoform X3, which codes for MCCELFCQMAGTARHDREMAIQSKRKLTTATDPIERLRLQCLARGSAGIKGLGRVFRIMDDNNNRTLDFKEFLKGLNDYAVVMEKEEAEELFRRFDKDGNGTIDFNEFLLTLRPPMSRARKEVIMQAFRKLDKTGDGVITIEDLREVYNAKHHPKYQNGEWSEEQVFRKFLDNFDSPYDKDGLVTPEEFMNYYAGVSASIDTDVYFIIMMRTAWKL